One Gloeothece verrucosa PCC 7822 DNA window includes the following coding sequences:
- a CDS encoding general stress protein, translating into MVTQQLQQIVGRFPSRENAEAALNQLKEKGFNVDQITILAKNDEAAKKLTSTVSHEPQKQGDLGGAIAGAITGVGTGFFTGGLLGALSIKIFSEQTPVDNVGAIFIHALAGAVIGMAGCALSGALIGAALSKKPAISENLPEDKDDNYLLVLEGSEDNIRQAQGILSK; encoded by the coding sequence ATGGTAACACAACAACTCCAACAGATAGTCGGGCGTTTTCCCAGTCGTGAAAATGCTGAAGCGGCGCTCAATCAATTGAAGGAAAAAGGTTTTAACGTTGATCAAATTACGATTTTAGCCAAAAATGACGAAGCCGCCAAAAAACTCACCTCTACGGTGAGTCATGAACCTCAAAAGCAAGGAGATCTAGGGGGTGCTATAGCCGGGGCGATTACCGGGGTAGGGACAGGTTTCTTTACCGGGGGCTTATTGGGTGCCCTGAGTATAAAAATTTTTTCTGAACAGACTCCTGTCGATAACGTGGGGGCTATCTTTATCCATGCTTTAGCGGGTGCGGTTATTGGTATGGCTGGATGTGCTTTAAGCGGTGCGCTGATCGGTGCGGCATTAAGCAAAAAACCGGCAATATCTGAGAATTTACCCGAGGATAAGGACGATAACTATTTACTGGTGCTGGAAGGTTCCGAAGACAACATCCGTCAAGCCCAAGGAATTTTGAGTAAATAA
- the treS gene encoding maltose alpha-D-glucosyltransferase, with product MREILENLTVTTTQNSLLDNDPLWFKNAIIYEVPVRAFADSNGDGIGDFKGLTQKLDYIQDLGVTAVWVLPFFPSPLKDDGYDITDYTNVNPIYGTLEDFQEFLSAAHQRGIRVIIELIVNHTSDTHPWFQRARRAPKGSVERDFYVWNDTPDKYREARIIFQDFESSNWAWDPLAKAYYWHRFYSHQPDLNFDNPAVRQAIFEVLDFWLTMGVDGLRLDAVPYLYEREGTNCENLPETHQFLKELRQYIDTKYPNRMLLAEANQWPEDAAQYYGNGDECQMNFHFPLMPRLFMSLRMEDDFPIIDILQQTPPIPENCQWGLFLRNHDELTLEMVTDEDRDFMYRVYAQDSQMRVNLGIRRRLAPLLGNDRRQIELLNSLLLSLPGTPILYYGDEIGMGDNVYLGDRNGVRTPMQWSSDRNAGFSRANSQRLYLPVIVDAEYYYETVNVEVQRANPNSLWYAIKRLIATRKRFQAIGKGSFELLQPENRKVLAFIRSYEDEHILVVANLSRFVQTVELDLANHKGAIPVEIFGRSEFPTIGEFPYFLSLGPYAFYWFSLKPQQSPMVSPIPQDQLPTLSYIGRWQQIFVEGELSDSLEKILSNYLQTCYWFDGKDRKIQSARNHDIISLSNDNTEAQLVGIKLEYIEGEPQTYLLILSHAEGEQAIHLLAEMPQTVVAKLRGKDPDNVEVLYVSMADNNFLTSLLDAIAQNRSFRGVEGLLMTSRTERFSGTEEISQLRPVPLVEEEQRNSCIIYGDRFMLKIFRKLDEGVNPDLEIRRFLSQKQSLQHYAPLAGTLEYRPFGGKKSVTVGILQEYIPHARNGWHYTLDSLRDYLERVMMQQAQLSDVPASPGSLLALQTVEVPELAHQMIGSYLASAELLGQCTGELHVALATDWENPDFAPEPFSTLYQRSIYQSARNLTGQTFRALKRRLWLLPEETQKLAHCVLEGKDRVFESFGALFQQKITTLRLRCHGDYHLRQVLYTGKDFVIIDFEGDPARTLNERRMKRSPLRDVAEMLQSFSYAAEVALSREIESGMISPERLPVMRQWTQFWKCWVSTVFLKSYLVTASQDSFLPKTEQELQVLLDSYFLERVIYNLNYELHNRPQRVEILLQQILNL from the coding sequence ATGAGGGAAATTTTAGAAAACTTAACAGTAACAACAACACAAAATAGTCTGTTAGATAACGATCCTCTATGGTTTAAAAATGCCATCATTTATGAAGTCCCTGTCCGTGCCTTTGCAGATAGTAATGGCGATGGGATTGGTGACTTTAAAGGATTAACCCAAAAGTTAGACTATATCCAAGATTTAGGCGTTACTGCTGTGTGGGTCTTGCCGTTTTTTCCTTCGCCCCTGAAAGATGACGGCTATGATATTACCGATTATACTAATGTTAATCCCATTTACGGAACCCTAGAGGATTTTCAAGAATTTTTGAGTGCCGCCCATCAGCGAGGTATTCGAGTCATTATCGAGTTAATTGTTAACCATACCTCAGATACTCATCCTTGGTTTCAACGCGCCCGTCGCGCCCCTAAAGGCAGCGTAGAACGCGATTTTTATGTCTGGAATGATACGCCCGATAAATATCGAGAAGCCCGTATTATTTTCCAGGATTTTGAGTCTTCTAATTGGGCGTGGGACCCTCTAGCAAAAGCTTACTACTGGCATCGTTTTTATTCCCATCAACCCGACCTAAATTTTGATAATCCGGCGGTACGTCAAGCCATTTTTGAGGTGCTAGATTTTTGGTTGACTATGGGGGTAGATGGACTGCGATTAGATGCTGTTCCCTATCTGTATGAACGAGAAGGTACTAATTGTGAAAACCTCCCAGAAACCCATCAATTTTTAAAAGAATTACGCCAATATATAGATACAAAATATCCCAACCGTATGTTATTAGCAGAGGCCAATCAATGGCCCGAAGATGCGGCTCAATATTACGGAAATGGCGATGAATGTCAGATGAACTTTCATTTTCCCCTGATGCCGCGCTTATTTATGTCTCTGCGGATGGAAGATGACTTCCCCATTATCGATATTCTCCAGCAAACGCCGCCGATTCCGGAAAATTGCCAGTGGGGTTTATTTCTGCGTAACCACGATGAATTAACCCTAGAAATGGTCACCGATGAAGACCGAGATTTTATGTATCGGGTTTATGCTCAAGACTCGCAAATGCGGGTTAATTTAGGCATTCGTCGCCGTTTAGCTCCACTTTTAGGGAATGATCGCCGTCAGATCGAATTACTCAACAGTCTGTTATTATCCCTACCTGGAACCCCGATCCTTTACTATGGCGATGAGATAGGCATGGGAGATAATGTGTATTTAGGCGACCGTAATGGCGTGCGGACACCCATGCAATGGAGTAGTGATCGCAATGCGGGATTTAGCCGCGCCAATTCACAACGCCTCTACTTACCTGTCATTGTAGACGCTGAATATTACTACGAAACCGTCAACGTAGAAGTACAACGAGCTAACCCTAATTCTCTCTGGTACGCCATTAAGCGGCTCATTGCCACCCGCAAGCGTTTTCAAGCCATTGGAAAAGGCTCATTTGAACTGCTTCAGCCAGAAAATCGTAAAGTGCTGGCCTTTATTCGTAGTTATGAAGATGAGCATATCTTGGTAGTGGCGAACCTATCACGCTTTGTACAGACCGTAGAATTAGATTTAGCGAACCATAAAGGAGCCATTCCCGTCGAAATTTTTGGGCGTAGCGAGTTTCCGACCATTGGAGAGTTCCCCTACTTCCTCAGTCTTGGGCCCTATGCTTTTTACTGGTTTAGCCTCAAGCCGCAACAGAGTCCAATGGTTTCCCCCATACCCCAAGATCAATTACCCACGCTTTCTTATATTGGGCGCTGGCAGCAAATTTTTGTAGAAGGAGAGTTGAGCGACAGCCTAGAAAAAATCTTATCTAACTATCTGCAAACCTGTTATTGGTTTGATGGCAAAGACCGTAAAATTCAATCAGCGCGAAACCACGATATCATTTCCCTCTCCAATGACAATACTGAAGCGCAATTAGTGGGGATAAAACTTGAATACATCGAGGGGGAACCGCAAACCTATCTGCTCATTTTAAGTCACGCCGAAGGAGAACAGGCCATTCATCTATTAGCCGAGATGCCACAAACCGTAGTGGCCAAGTTAAGGGGCAAAGACCCTGATAATGTAGAGGTGTTATATGTGAGCATGGCTGATAATAACTTTTTAACCTCTTTACTAGATGCCATCGCTCAAAACCGCTCTTTTAGAGGAGTAGAGGGCCTGTTAATGACCAGCCGCACAGAACGATTTTCAGGCACAGAAGAGATTTCTCAATTGCGCCCGGTTCCCTTGGTGGAAGAAGAACAGCGCAATAGCTGCATTATTTACGGTGATCGCTTTATGCTGAAAATCTTCCGTAAGCTTGATGAAGGAGTTAATCCGGATTTAGAAATACGCCGCTTTTTAAGCCAGAAGCAAAGCTTACAACACTACGCGCCTTTGGCCGGCACACTAGAGTATCGCCCTTTTGGGGGGAAAAAATCGGTGACAGTGGGAATCTTACAAGAGTATATTCCTCATGCTCGTAATGGTTGGCACTATACTTTAGATAGTTTGCGGGACTACCTAGAGCGGGTAATGATGCAGCAAGCGCAGTTAAGCGATGTACCGGCTTCACCGGGTTCGCTGTTAGCCTTGCAAACCGTAGAAGTTCCCGAACTCGCTCATCAGATGATCGGGTCTTATTTAGCCAGTGCTGAATTATTGGGCCAATGTACTGGAGAACTTCATGTCGCCTTGGCAACTGATTGGGAAAACCCCGATTTTGCCCCAGAACCCTTTTCAACCCTTTATCAACGCTCTATTTACCAGTCGGCTCGCAATTTAACCGGACAAACTTTTCGAGCCTTAAAACGCCGCTTGTGGTTGCTCCCAGAGGAGACTCAAAAGTTAGCTCATTGTGTTCTTGAGGGCAAAGATCGCGTATTTGAGTCTTTTGGGGCTTTGTTTCAACAAAAAATTACTACCCTGAGATTACGATGTCATGGCGACTATCATCTTAGACAAGTGCTGTATACGGGTAAAGATTTTGTGATCATCGATTTTGAAGGGGACCCGGCTCGCACTTTAAATGAACGACGCATGAAGCGATCACCCTTGCGTGATGTGGCTGAAATGCTACAGTCTTTTAGTTATGCTGCCGAAGTCGCCCTGTCTCGAGAGATAGAAAGCGGCATGATAAGCCCTGAGCGCTTGCCTGTGATGAGACAATGGACACAGTTCTGGAAGTGTTGGGTAAGTACAGTATTCTTAAAAAGTTATTTGGTTACGGCGAGTCAGGATTCTTTTTTACCCAAGACTGAACAAGAATTACAAGTTTTATTGGATAGTTATTTTTTAGAGAGGGTGATCTATAACTTGAATTATGAACTCCATAACCGCCCTCAACGGGTTGAAATCTTGCTACAACAGATTCTAAACCTTTGA
- a CDS encoding glycosyltransferase family 4 protein: MNKPVAHIFVFLEIFAQEGGIQSYIKDVLRAYCANGLPGRTEVFLLRDEPGCDNPFEDFLSFHYLKTLPPWKGRLKLALSVLGCLIKHRPERVFCGHINLAPLIRLLCQPLGIPYTVLTYGKEVWQPLPTPQRQALQAASHIWTISRYSRDRLTQANEIDPQKVEILPCVVDEKKFFPAEKPPELINKYGLAGALVLMTVARLWSGDIYKGVDVTIRALPKILSTFPQVKYLVIGRGDDRPRLEQLAQALGVADRVVFAGFVPTEDLVNHYRVADAYIMPSQEGFGIVYLEALACGIPVLSGDSDGSADPLQDGRLGWRVPHRDPDAVAEAVLEILRGGTGRCDAQWLRQETLEQFSQETLKKKLKQLLITNANFS, from the coding sequence ATGAATAAACCTGTTGCTCATATTTTCGTTTTTCTAGAAATTTTTGCCCAAGAAGGCGGCATACAGTCTTATATTAAAGATGTCCTGCGGGCTTACTGTGCTAATGGTCTTCCGGGTCGTACAGAAGTGTTTTTACTGCGGGATGAACCGGGATGTGATAATCCTTTTGAAGATTTTCTGAGTTTTCATTATCTAAAAACCTTACCTCCTTGGAAAGGACGATTAAAATTAGCGTTATCTGTGCTAGGGTGTTTGATTAAGCATCGCCCTGAGCGGGTTTTTTGCGGTCATATTAATCTTGCTCCCTTAATTCGGCTTTTGTGTCAACCGTTAGGCATTCCCTACACAGTCTTAACCTATGGGAAAGAAGTTTGGCAACCGCTACCTACCCCACAACGTCAAGCACTTCAAGCCGCTTCTCATATTTGGACCATTAGCCGCTATAGTCGAGATCGCCTGACTCAAGCCAATGAGATCGATCCTCAAAAAGTGGAAATCTTACCCTGTGTGGTAGATGAGAAAAAATTTTTTCCTGCTGAAAAACCCCCAGAACTGATCAATAAATATGGGTTAGCGGGTGCCTTAGTTTTAATGACGGTAGCGCGGCTATGGTCAGGGGATATTTATAAGGGAGTGGATGTGACCATTCGTGCCCTGCCTAAAATTTTATCAACTTTTCCCCAGGTTAAATATTTAGTCATTGGTCGTGGAGACGATAGGCCGCGTTTAGAGCAATTAGCACAAGCGTTAGGGGTTGCTGATCGAGTTGTGTTCGCGGGTTTTGTGCCTACAGAAGACCTAGTTAATCATTATCGGGTAGCAGATGCTTATATTATGCCCTCTCAAGAGGGGTTTGGGATTGTTTATTTAGAGGCGCTGGCCTGTGGTATTCCCGTTTTATCGGGCGATAGCGATGGAAGTGCTGATCCCTTGCAGGATGGGCGTTTAGGATGGCGTGTTCCCCATCGAGACCCTGATGCTGTGGCTGAGGCAGTCTTAGAAATTTTACGAGGCGGCACAGGCCGTTGTGACGCTCAGTGGTTGCGGCAAGAAACGCTCGAACAATTTAGTCAGGAAACCTTGAAAAAAAAGCTCAAACAATTGTTAATTACTAATGCAAATTTTTCATAA
- a CDS encoding CVNH domain-containing protein has translation MKNISRLLRITFTFLLTLCVSMNLVTGMAWATGEFSKTCTDIKITHNDDSDLNTIGKPILSAYCQKLNGSEVETSLDLNPYIGNVDGVLAWAGSKSNFGLSCYDLTVSYPGTLEGVCLRDTKRGDDGKFIIPNPKEIAAFLDLDEHIVNRDGTLQYE, from the coding sequence ATGAAAAACATTTCACGCTTATTAAGAATTACTTTCACCTTTTTATTGACTTTATGTGTGTCAATGAATTTAGTTACAGGCATGGCCTGGGCAACCGGTGAATTTAGCAAAACCTGTACAGACATTAAGATTACCCATAACGATGACTCTGATCTCAATACCATCGGTAAACCGATTTTGTCAGCATATTGTCAAAAATTAAACGGTAGCGAAGTAGAAACCTCTCTTGATTTAAATCCCTATATCGGTAATGTAGATGGAGTCTTAGCCTGGGCGGGAAGCAAGAGTAATTTTGGCTTGTCTTGCTATGATTTAACCGTATCTTATCCTGGCACTCTTGAGGGTGTGTGTCTCAGAGACACCAAAAGAGGAGATGATGGCAAGTTCATCATTCCCAATCCTAAAGAGATTGCAGCATTCCTTGACTTAGATGAGCATATCGTTAACCGTGACGGTACTCTTCAATACGAATAG
- a CDS encoding cupin yields MKIQDWLVTESGNCLLYPSPKEWDLLIESDEYRLYRFLTELEDIMNEALIKRQAEEEFLPILRRLVRKLLLKSYWVRTQVPSLSPEAQLAINMLYDEPGFPITIQAEIMAPGSCTSIHNHGTWGVVATLKGESKNIFWKRVPSEEFPDKIERVGEQILLPGEIISFTTEAIHSVEAIGDEPTITLNLYGDTNGSKRFEFDPLNHQAKKF; encoded by the coding sequence ATGAAAATTCAAGATTGGCTGGTAACAGAAAGCGGCAACTGTTTGTTATATCCTTCCCCGAAAGAGTGGGACTTATTGATAGAAAGTGATGAGTATCGTCTCTATCGATTTCTCACTGAGTTAGAAGATATTATGAATGAAGCACTGATCAAAAGGCAAGCAGAAGAAGAGTTTCTGCCAATTTTACGACGTTTAGTCCGCAAGCTACTGCTAAAATCTTACTGGGTAAGGACTCAAGTGCCGAGCTTAAGTCCGGAGGCTCAATTAGCGATTAATATGCTGTACGATGAGCCGGGTTTTCCCATCACAATACAAGCGGAAATTATGGCCCCGGGAAGTTGTACATCGATTCATAATCATGGGACTTGGGGAGTGGTTGCCACCCTAAAAGGTGAGTCTAAAAATATTTTTTGGAAGAGAGTCCCGAGCGAAGAATTCCCTGATAAAATTGAGCGAGTCGGAGAACAGATTTTACTGCCTGGGGAAATTATTAGTTTTACCACAGAAGCTATTCATAGTGTAGAAGCTATAGGAGACGAGCCAACTATCACCTTAAATCTTTATGGGGATACCAATGGATCAAAACGATTTGAATTTGATCCGCTTAACCATCAGGCGAAAAAATTTTAA
- a CDS encoding type II toxin-antitoxin system HicB family antitoxin: MRYAIIIEKAEGNYSAYVPDLPGCVTTGITLEEIEKNMKEAIQFHLDGLSEEGLPIPEPTTFCEYIEA, translated from the coding sequence ATGCGTTACGCCATTATTATTGAAAAAGCGGAAGGAAATTATTCAGCTTATGTTCCTGATTTACCGGGTTGTGTCACCACAGGTATAACTCTTGAAGAGATCGAAAAAAATATGAAAGAAGCGATTCAATTTCATTTAGATGGTTTAAGCGAAGAAGGATTACCTATTCCTGAACCCACAACTTTTTGTGAATATATTGAAGCTTAA